The sequence below is a genomic window from Pirellulales bacterium.
CTTCCGTCGAAGCTGGATCAGGACCGAACGAAGGCATTCGCCGGAGTCACCACACCCATGACCCGCGACCACCAGCACAACCCGGACCCGAACGTGAATGCCCACCGGATCGTCCAGAAATGGAGCGTCGCGGGGCGTTTGGTAGAATTCGGGCATGGGAACCATCATAGGAATTTCGGTAATCGTTGCCCTGTTCGGGGCGACGTATCGGCTGCTACGTGATTCGCAGCGACGCTTCTATCCTAAGCACGATGCGTGGCAATCACCCCCTGAGCATCATGGCAATGGTGGGTGAAGTCCTATGACCCGCGACCACCAGTCCAACCCGGCCCCCACGTCACGGCAGCCCGGATCGTGGCTTCTGCCACTGGTCATCGGACTGGTATGCCTCGTTGGGCTTGCGCTGGTCGTACGGTCGTTTCCGCACTATGCGCCGAAAACCAGCCATCCGCCCGATTCGCTGGGCCTGTATCGATGGGCGGCAGCCACCGCGTTCTTTTTTGGCATTGGCGCCTCCGTCGGCGCATCGTTGGGCGCTCTCTTCAAGGCTTCGCAATTAGAATGTGCGATTTTTGGGATCTTTGCGCCTCCCATCATTCTATTGTTTTGGGGCCTATTTGTTTCATGACCAGCGACCCCGAGATTGAATCCCGGCACAAGAACACTCCAGTCCAAAAGAAGCCGGCCGGTTTATGGCGCAGGCTGACCAGAAGCAAGATCGTCCTCGTTCTGCTGACGATTTTGGAGCTCTTCTAGGACGGCGGCCGAAAGCCCCATGTCTCACGAGCAAGAGCCAACCCGACGCCGTTTCAACTCCAGGATCGCACTGCAATTTCTGATCGTGGCCGTCGCCGCCTGCTGGTTGGGATGGCAATGGATGATCGTCCGCGACCGCTGGGCGCTGCGACAATGGCTAACCGCCAACGGCGGAGTGGCCGCAGTGCAAGTACCCGGTGGCGAACCGGGGGACTACGAGCATGAAATCGTCACGATTCCCTTTTGGCGATCGTGGATCGGGGACGACCCGATTACTTGTCTCTACACACCCCCACTCGAACGGGCCGAGATCGAGCGACTCACCAAGGCCTTCCCCGAGTCCTATGGCATGACCTCGGCGACCGGCGCTAACAAGAAGACCCCCATGCCATAGCTGTTTTCAAGGAGGCCACGACGGTATGGCCGATGAATCTCCCACCAATTGGCGCTCCGGCGAGTTCTGGCCCCCGCTGATCATCGCGTTGGTGTTGGCGGTAGCCGCCTCGCTCGCGTACATCGTTTACCAGGGGGGGCTCAAAACGCCGTACAAACCTGCGTTCTCGACCACCGCTTCACCGGCTGACGTGAAGCAGTTGATCGCTTATATCAACGGACCGCCCCGGCCAGCAGGCCACATCCAAAACTTCCAGGTGCAGGCTGCCAAACGCCTCGGAGGTATCGGTCCTATGGCCAAGCAGTTTGGCGCCGACCAGGCCCTGGCGACGCTGATCGCCACGACGAACGATCCGGAAGCCAAGAGTGCCGCCGAAATAGCGCTCGCGCAAATCGAGGGTCGGTAGCGAAGTGGACCCCGGGTAGGCAAACCGACCAGCGGCCCCTGCCCCGCACCTGCTCTTGCTTTGCACGTGATTCTCGCAGAACCTATAATCCAACCAGTTTCCTGGTAGCCGCGTCTGGCGGCCGAGACGCAGTCGGGGCCGATCCTCCTTTCTTGTCGGCTTCGCGCGTGCAGGCTTTCGCGGCTCTGTGGAACGTGCATCGCTTCTTCCTTTGGTCGATCGGGCCGTGGCGGGCTTGTTCGTCTAATTCAGCCCCGCATTCAATTGTTTCGAGGAGAGATTCCCCATGTGGATTCCAAAGTGGCTCCGGGACCGGAAGAAGGGGATCGATTCCCCCATGCCTACCCAGGTGGTCTCGAACGAGGAGTTCATTCCACGCCCGCAAACCAAGCAGCAGAAGCAGGTCGAGTACCTGATCAACACGCTGGGCGAGGAGAAGGCCAAATACTTGGGCATGGAACGCCGTGCCTTCATGGCCAGCACGATGGGCATGGCCACCTGCTTCCTGGCCAGTAATAAGGTGTTCGGCAATTACTGGGATGTGAAAGAGGACGAGACCCTCGAGCCGGGCGCCTACGAAGACAAATACCCGAAGGGTGAGTACTTCGTGATGGACGTCCAGGCCCACTTCACCAACGGCCTGGCCATCGGATTCCGCAATCAGGAATTCGTAAAGAACATGGGCTTCAAGCTGGACGAATCGGATGACGCCTACGGCTTCCCGAACTTCGTCAAGGAAATGTTCTTCGACAGCGAGACCTCGATGCTCGTGATCTCGGGTGTGCCGGGACGCGAAACGCACTTCGATCGCAAGGGTAACAAGGCCGAAGGGCCTAAGCGCGGCGGCGGCCCGCTCCCCAGTTGGTTGATGTCGGCTCGCAAGAAGGACATCAATGACATGGCCGGCAGCGTCCGCGCCCTGTGCCAGGGCAACTGTGCCCCGAACCACTATTGGGACATGAAGACCAATAGCCAGGACAAGGCCGCGCTGTTCGAGCAAATGGAACGCGAAGTCAAGATGTACGGCATCGACTCGTGGAAGTGGTACTGCCACACAGATCCCGGCCGCTCGGGCAACGGCTTCCAACTCGACGACGAGAAGCTGACCTACCCGTTCTACGAGAAATCGCGCGAGCTGGGCATCAAAAAGATTAGCGTCCACAAGGGCTTTTCCTACCAGTCGAAGACCCTGGGCCACTTGGCGAATCCAAAGGATGTGGAAAAGGCCGCCCTCGACAATCCGGACCTGACTTTTGTGATCTATCACTCCGCCATGCAGCATGCACCGGGCATCGAGCAGGCCAGTTTGGTCGAGAATTACAACCCGACCACCGGCGATTTCGCTTGGCACGACGTGCTGATGAAGATCAAAGAGCGCAATCCGAAGATCAACAACGTCTACCCCGAAATCGGCTCCAGCTTCGGCACCCTGGTGGTTTATCACCCGGAGATGTGTCAGCATCTGATCGGCAAGAATGTCAAGAACTACGGCGCCGATCACGTGGTTTGGGGAACCGACTGCCTGTGGTGGGGCTCGCCGCAGTGGGTGATCGACGCCTTCAAACGCTTTCAGATCACGGACGAAATGTGCGACAAGTTCGGCTACACGAAGCTCTCCAAGGAAGATAAGGCGAACATTTTCGGCCTCAACGCCGCCAAGATCTACGGCGTCGATCCGGCCGAGCAACGCAAGAATATCCCCAAGGACGAACTGTCGAAGCTGAAGGTCGCCTACGATAATTTCGGCGGAACGCGCGATAACGCCGCCTATGGCTGGGTCCGCGACGACACGAACACGTAAGCGACGCACGAAGTCGTTCCCGCTGCACGGCGGACAAACGACATGATGGCCTTCACCGGGCGTTCGCGCGTCGCTAATAACGACGTGCGAACGCCCGCTTTCATTTCTCTAGCCTCTCAAGGCACGTATGGCGCCAACGAACTTCTTTCGGCGGGCAAAGCTGTTGCTATGCGGATTGGCCTCGGCGACACTGCTCGGCCTGTCGTTACTTTCGGCGGCAAGGCACGATGCATCGATCGCGGCCGAAGCCCCGGCCGATACCAAGACACTCGATCCCGCCGCCTGGGGCGAGGATCATGTCGGCCAGGAACTGCCTGAATACATGGAAAGTGGCGAGTGCCTGTTCTGCCACCGCAACGAGGTCGGAACGACCTGGGGCACGAACAAGCACAATCGCACGATTCGCGAACCCGAGGCCGACAATCTGGCGCTGGCCGCACTGCGGGCCGATCCCGCCACGAAGCAACCGGCCGACGAAGTGCAACTAATCATGGGGGACACGCGCGAGACGCGCTTTCTGAAACGTTCGGCCGCCTACGGTAAGCTCGATTTGCGCACCGTAGGCGCCACGCTCTCTCGCACCGGCCGCGCGAAGTTGGATCACGTCGATAAGCCAACATGGAACACAGAAATTTTCGCAGCCGAGTGCGCCGGCTGTCACGCCACGGCCGTCGATCCCGAGACACACGCCTTCGCCGCGCCATCGCTCGATTGCTTCACCTGCCACGGCGATGCGCCGGCCAAGCATGCCAACGATCCGAAGTTGATGCCGCTGGCCAAGGCGCGCAAAGATTCGCCCGCCGTAGTTACCTCGATCTGCGCCCAATGCCATGTGCGATTCGGAAAATCGAAATCGACAGGCTTGCCCTATGCCAACAACTTCGTGGCGGGCGATAATTTGTTCCGCGACTTCCAGGTCGACTTCGCGTTGGCTGATGATGTGAAGATCAATCCGGCCGACCGGCACGTGCTCGACAACGTGCGCGACGTCGTACTGTATGGTCGCGAGTCGATGACCTGCCTCAGTTGCCACCAAGTGCATACCGGCTCGACGAAAGCGCATCGCGATGTGCCCGATCAAAAGTATTGCCTGCACTGCCACGAGGCCGGCAAACCGAAGAAGGAGCACATTCCCTACGAGGTTCACAGCCAGCGCTGCCAGTATTGACCGGCGACAAATTCATGGCTGAATTCCGACGATTGATCGAAAAAAGCTCATATGCCATTTGGCATGCGGGAAAGGGCTTTGGCACCAGATTTCTTGGGGGAAAAGGGCATTTTCTACTTGCGTTGCTCGGAGTCGGCTTCTAGACTCGACACTGATTTGTGGGACTAATTTCAGCTTTTTCTTGGCGCAGCTAATGACATCGAGCCCCAATCGCTAACCTCCGTCCCTACGGGGGCGCGCGCTTTCTAGGCGATTGTTAATTCGGGCTCATTCTGGCAATTCTTGCCGCGTCACTCGGGCTTTCGATTGGATTTGCTCGTTGCGCTCATCGTGCGCGCATCAATCAATTCGAATCGTGACCTCGCGTTTATCGCGCGCCTATTCCGGATTTCACCGCAGGTTTGCACCCGCGGATTTACTTGACTTGTTTACCTGCCTTTAACTACGGAGTGTCTCATGAAGTCGACCAAAATGCCTGGTGTGATTGCCTTTTCCTGTCTCGTGCTGGGATTGGCAATTTCGGCCCCGGCGACCACGATCTCATTCTCAACCGGCGATAACTCGACGGTGGATGGTGGTAAACCGGTGGATGCCCAGGTGACGTTCGTGACCACTACGAACGAAATTCTTGTCACGTTGGAAAATCTGCAAACGAAGATTAGTGATATCGCGCAAGTGATTAGTGGTGTGTCGTTCGAATTGAGCAACAACAAGACCAGCACCACGCTCGGATCGAGTTCCGGTGTGGAACGAACGGTGAATTCAAACCGTACTTTCAGTGACGGTCTGACGGTTCCCACCGGCTGGCAAGTTCTGCTCGATGGCACCAGCATGCAGCTGATGCTGCCCGATGGAATGGACACGCACTCCATTATCGGGCCGGCTTCTGGCACCAAGTACTCGAATGCGAATTCGTCGATCGCGGGCAGTTCGGATGCCAATCCGTTCCTGGCCGGGCCGGTGACGTTCGTGATTCCCGTAAATGGCGTCACGTCGACGACGACGGTCGATTGGGCCACTTTTCACTTTGGTATCTGTGCGACGTACGTGCAAGCATGCAATACGTTTGTGCCCGAACCGGGTAGCATGACGCTGGTCGGTCTGGCGATTGCGTGTGGGGCTGTTGCGGGCCGCCGTAAATTGCGTTCGCTACGCCGTAAGGCGTAGCCGGGGGTGACAGCGCCCTCGTGCGCTGTAGGGCGCCCTGCCAGGGAGAGGCAGGGCGCAAAGAGCTGAACGATAAGCGGACAAGAACAGAGAGCACGTACGAGGTTGGTCTCCTAAAAATGACCAAGCCGCCTTCCGGGCGGCTTTTTTCATGCGCAGCCGCCGTTACGGCATGACATCGAGCCGAGGTTTTCTCGGCATGTTACCGGTTGATCGACCGGTTTGGCCTGATGAAATCGCCGGAGTCGTAGACTCTCGCGTCTTGAGAATTTGACCTTCGGTCGCTGATCCTCCACAATGGCGCCGCTTGCCTGACCGTCCGTGCCCCCGCCCCGCCGCCGTCCCGCCCGCCTCCGCACAACGATAAGGATCGGTGCGATGAATCCGTTTTGCCCAGGCCCGCTGCGCCGTCGCGAGTTCTTGCGCGCGGGCGTTCTCGGGCTGGGGGGCATCGGACTCGAGCAGGTTCTCGCCGCCCGGGCTCGCGCCGGCCAGGCATCGCGCGACACGACGGTGATCCTCTTCTGGATGTGGGGCGGCCCGAGCCATCTCGAGACGTACGACCTGAAACCGTACGCCCCCAGCGAATATCGCGGCCCCTTCCGTCCAATCGCGACGGACGTGCCGGGGCTCGATATCTGCGAATTGTTTCCGCGGCAGGCCCGGCTCGGCTCGAAGATCTCGCTCGTTCGTTCGTTGCACCATGACATGTCGGCGCATAACGACGGCTCGATCGAACTTCTGACCGGCAAAACTCCCGATCGGCCCGACCCCACCTCCACGGCGCGCAGCGAGCATCCCGACTTCGGCATGGTGGCCAGCAAGCTGCGCGGCTCCCGGCCGGACGGCCTGCCGAATTACGTCGGCATTCCGCGGCAACCCTTCATGACCCGGCCCGTTTATCTCGGGCTGGCGCACTCGGCCGTGGCCGCGGGCGATCCCTCTAACAAGGATTATCGTCCACCCAATTTGTCACTGGCCGCGGGTGTCGACGCCCAGCGACTTGCCGAGCGGCGCGGCCTGCTACCGCAATTCGATCGGTTGCGTCGGGATCTGGACTTGGGGGGCTCGCTCGACGGCGTCGAGCAGTTCCGCGGCCAGGCGCTGACGATGCTCACTAACCCCGCGGTCGCTGACGCCTT
It includes:
- a CDS encoding cytochrome c3 family protein, with product MAPTNFFRRAKLLLCGLASATLLGLSLLSAARHDASIAAEAPADTKTLDPAAWGEDHVGQELPEYMESGECLFCHRNEVGTTWGTNKHNRTIREPEADNLALAALRADPATKQPADEVQLIMGDTRETRFLKRSAAYGKLDLRTVGATLSRTGRAKLDHVDKPTWNTEIFAAECAGCHATAVDPETHAFAAPSLDCFTCHGDAPAKHANDPKLMPLAKARKDSPAVVTSICAQCHVRFGKSKSTGLPYANNFVAGDNLFRDFQVDFALADDVKINPADRHVLDNVRDVVLYGRESMTCLSCHQVHTGSTKAHRDVPDQKYCLHCHEAGKPKKEHIPYEVHSQRCQY
- a CDS encoding PEP-CTERM sorting domain-containing protein yields the protein MKSTKMPGVIAFSCLVLGLAISAPATTISFSTGDNSTVDGGKPVDAQVTFVTTTNEILVTLENLQTKISDIAQVISGVSFELSNNKTSTTLGSSSGVERTVNSNRTFSDGLTVPTGWQVLLDGTSMQLMLPDGMDTHSIIGPASGTKYSNANSSIAGSSDANPFLAGPVTFVIPVNGVTSTTTVDWATFHFGICATYVQACNTFVPEPGSMTLVGLAIACGAVAGRRKLRSLRRKA
- a CDS encoding DUF1501 domain-containing protein; translation: MNPFCPGPLRRREFLRAGVLGLGGIGLEQVLAARARAGQASRDTTVILFWMWGGPSHLETYDLKPYAPSEYRGPFRPIATDVPGLDICELFPRQARLGSKISLVRSLHHDMSAHNDGSIELLTGKTPDRPDPTSTARSEHPDFGMVASKLRGSRPDGLPNYVGIPRQPFMTRPVYLGLAHSAVAAGDPSNKDYRPPNLSLAAGVDAQRLAERRGLLPQFDRLRRDLDLGGSLDGVEQFRGQALTMLTNPAVADAFAVGRETEAARERYGRHLWGQSCLLARRLAEAGVAVITIDALAPTLSDRYFSWDDHINTVTRWDMADAMRYRAPFMDQGISALIEDIYDRGLSERVMVVAAGEFGRTPRLVNRDGLIGRDHWPGAQAALVSGGGLRMGQVVGATNSKGEYPADRPLTPQDLLATMYRHLGVDYDRSFVDLGGRPTKILADGAPIRELV
- a CDS encoding amidohydrolase family protein, which translates into the protein MWIPKWLRDRKKGIDSPMPTQVVSNEEFIPRPQTKQQKQVEYLINTLGEEKAKYLGMERRAFMASTMGMATCFLASNKVFGNYWDVKEDETLEPGAYEDKYPKGEYFVMDVQAHFTNGLAIGFRNQEFVKNMGFKLDESDDAYGFPNFVKEMFFDSETSMLVISGVPGRETHFDRKGNKAEGPKRGGGPLPSWLMSARKKDINDMAGSVRALCQGNCAPNHYWDMKTNSQDKAALFEQMEREVKMYGIDSWKWYCHTDPGRSGNGFQLDDEKLTYPFYEKSRELGIKKISVHKGFSYQSKTLGHLANPKDVEKAALDNPDLTFVIYHSAMQHAPGIEQASLVENYNPTTGDFAWHDVLMKIKERNPKINNVYPEIGSSFGTLVVYHPEMCQHLIGKNVKNYGADHVVWGTDCLWWGSPQWVIDAFKRFQITDEMCDKFGYTKLSKEDKANIFGLNAAKIYGVDPAEQRKNIPKDELSKLKVAYDNFGGTRDNAAYGWVRDDTNT